Proteins found in one Colletes latitarsis isolate SP2378_abdomen chromosome 8, iyColLati1, whole genome shotgun sequence genomic segment:
- the Tpst gene encoding tyrosylprotein sulfotransferase, with protein MSFLLIRGGRKGPIICFVGILLIFALYQLGIICGSMKYVPTAVMVAKEKYVVGPFDHKRYTYDRYMPLIFIGGVPRSGTTLVRAMLDAHPDVRCGQETRVIPRILQMRMHWLKSERENLRLSEAGISKEVMDSAIAAFCLEIIARHAEPAPRLCNKDPLTLKMGSYILDLFPNAKFIFMIRDGRATVHSIISRKVTITGFDLSSYRQSLIKWNHAISIMYGQCKEIGSEKCLMVPYEQLVLHPRQWMKKILNFLDVPWNESVMHHEEFINKPGGVPLSKVERSSDQIIKPVNLEALTKWVGHIPDDVVREMPDIAPMLSVLGYDPYANPPIYGAPDRLVSENTRRVLANGEVWAARARQFSLEKLIELSNEEETTNTPNA; from the exons ATGTCGTTCCTGTTGATTCGAGGCGGCCGGAAGGGGCCCATCATCTGCTTCGTCGGGATTCTCCTGATCTTCGCCCTCTACCAGCTGGGCATCATCTGTGGATCCATGAAGTACGTGCCCACCGCCGTGATGGTCGCCAAAGAG aAATACGTGGTAGGCCCGTTCGATCACAAGAGGTACACGTACGATCGTTATATGCCGCTAATATTCATCGGTGGTGTGCCACGATCGGGCACCACTCTCGTACGCGCCATGCTCGATGCACATCCCGATGTCAG GTGCGGCCAAGAGACCAGAGTGATCCCGAGGATCCTTCAGATGAGGATGCATTGGCTCAAGTCGGAAAGAGAGAACCTGCGACTATCCGAAGCTGGCATTTCCAAAGAG GTGATGGACAGCGCGATAGCTGCGTTCTGCCTGGAGATCATCGCGCGACACGCGGAACCTGCTCCGAGGTTGTGCAACAAGGATCCCCTCACTCTCAAGATGGGCTCTTACATTCTCGATCTCTTTCCAAATGCCAAGTTTATCTTCATGATCCGCGACGGCCGTGCCACCGTGCATTCCATTATCTCTAGAAAG GTTACCATAACCGGGTTCGACTTGTCGTCCTATCGACAATCGCTGATCAAGTGGAATCACGCGATATCCATAATGTACGGACAGTGCAAGGAAATAGGATCGGAGAAATGTCTGATGGTCCCTTACGAGCAGTTGGTGCTGCACCCGCGCCAGTGGATGAAGAAAATCTTGAACTTCCTGGACGTTCCTTGGAACGAGTCTGTCATGCATCACGAGGAATTCATTAACAAACCGGGCGGCGTGCCACtcagcaa GGTCGAGAGATCGTCGGACCAGATCATAAAGCCGGTTAACTTGGAGGCACTGACCAAGTGGGTTGGCCACATTCCGGACGACGTAGTCAGAGAGATGCCTGACATCGCGCCGATGCTTTCTGTCCTCGGCTATGATCCTTATGCTAATCCGCCGATCTATGGAGCGCCGGACAGGCTGGTTAGCGAAAATACGAGACG GGTGCTGGCGAACGGGGAAGTGTGGGCGGCCAGAGCGCGCCAGTTCTCCCTGGAGAAGCTGATAGAACTGAGCAACGAGGAGGAAACCACCAACACCCCAAACGCGTGA